The Harpia harpyja isolate bHarHar1 unplaced genomic scaffold, bHarHar1 primary haplotype scaffold_55, whole genome shotgun sequence DNA window AGGGCCTTTATGACCATCTTTTATGAAATGGTTGTCTTTTTAAGATCTTCTTTCCATGAAGAGTAgccacagaaaagcaccaaatacagaaagacagagtCTGAGTGAAGTGCCAGTAAGAACCAAGTGAGCAACACACAAGGCTGCAGCTTCCTGGCAAGGAGTCTTTCCTGTTTGTCACCTTTTCTCgtgaaagaaacaggaaaactttCCATCCCAtggagctctgcagaagaaaGTTGGAGCTGTATGTTGTGCGAGGTGATACAAGCAGGATCAGCAGGTAGAGAAGACTCCTGTAGGGAATGCTTTACGAGGGAGCACCCTGACCTCACCCAGATAAAAAAGAGACCAAGTAGAGTGCTGACATGATGGTTAGAAGTATCCTGGGATAAAAGAGTGTGGATGAGAGAATGTGGGAGAGATTTGGTTTACAGAGATTTGAGGTAGTACTATCCAGGTCTGAGCATTCTGAGGTTTGGagctgaggaaaaacaaagcagctctcAAGAACCTTTTGGAATTAGTGGAACTATCACTACTAGCAGTAACAGGACAGTGCTGAAAGGAAATCCTTTGTTTTCTCGATGTTGaactaaagctttttaattttctttttacttgacaGAATAGCTATAAGTTCTCAGCGATGAGCCTCTGGTATGCAATTCTTAGAACAAGTGTCCATGATggcacctcctggcagctgcttcatggcccCTGTCAGCGCCCTGTccttgtgctggcccagccctacTGCGCATACATAGTCCCACTCTACAGCCACAGCATGGGCAAGGGGAGAGTCGGGGGGGGGGAAATTTCCCCAATTTGTGATCCCAGTGGTGGCCTTCAGATCACAGCtcccccatgaccctcctacttttgcagcctcccccagcacccgacccctcccctgccccagccttgtCCCAGGTGGGGCTTTGCAgaaagctctgctccagggtctgccagggtctggggaaggagagaggctgggcagggctgtccgtTCCCCCACATCAGCCTTTGGAGCACCAGGAAGGTGGAGgtggcctcacagcaaaactcacctgtaaaCCTGGTgatgtgcggaaaacagactccacaatcagtgagattgtaaagtaggtaggttcattcagcgctgggcagcatggggggtagTCCCGCCAAAGTCATgtgcgcctgactcggcagttcacttcaaatttatacagtcaagtgttacatattcacaatatgcctatacatatgcatgacctatccctgcttcatacataaaattagctccgagaggtcatttccatagtctcctctcaactgcgcttgcgcagtgcctctttatggtggtcgtctggtggtcgcagagatgaagatagatgactcttcgtcaccgctagtaacctcttttcttgcgcaggctcagtggtttcttggtatttacccaagccacaagaccagtcttagctggctcttggggcctcctcctgcttcttatcaggaactgcctctgcctcattggctggttcttgggaccagctcttcttatcaaagactgtcccTGCcgcagctaatttcaacaatgtaagtgctaaacatcatctctcattccactttattatgtctactgggagtcttttgactccccttgtctcagtggGATGACTGGCAAGTGCTGGAAATGGACAAAAATTGGGATGATAAAGGCCCCAAGCCACCTTCGCAGTCTGTCCACACAACCAAGGGCACagaccagcctcctcctctctcctgcacctgtatgtcttccatgcttgccacaagccctgcctctgcacaAGGAACCCCTGGTGTCAGTCCTcaccctgcatggtcacacactacaagctatacactgatatttttctctcctgggcactttccagccCAGACCAGCTCCCCCTAAACTCTCCCCACTGCCCCTGACCTCCCTCCAACTCCCCTACCCTCTCCCCAGTGCAGCCCAGTCTAGCATGttcccacagcagtgcccaccacagggtgcggcagagctctgggcactcaccccacagccccagaccctctgaagggcacagcagctcctcgggggtggagaggggtgagccccaggggtggggggcatccgtggcacaaggcctgaggagatccccttgtatgatggaaatgctgcaatggaggccagctctgtcacacaagtgcccactgcctgtccttgcctgcggccacaggcctgccacacagcaggactgtaaccatgctggaagagcactcaggccttgcaccaaccaaagggttcagaaggaaagcatggaagtgggaagagagcagctcaggaaagaccaagcgctggtgctccctggcagtgctgctgtggcgggactcttttcttcttcccctctgcacacaggcactgctccctgcagctgcagagaaggtcttggaggaaggagCTCAgaaaaacaagtcactgcagggccctttattttggttaaataCACAGAGGGTATGGgtcctcatttgcacagcctgtGGGGCACACAAAATCTGGATAGAGtgtgaattagaaaccagaggaagaaacatttctttgtggaaagcattcagataagtaaaacaaagcaaaaagagcaatcaaaacccacactcaaaaccaaaaatcaccctaaaaaacccaccagaagacaggctgagctTGTAATGAGATATGAGTCCTACGAAAAAGATAACAGGAAGTTTATTCCTTAGgaaaagcatccagtgattagttttctcagggcatccttgatctcatggtttctcatgctgtagatgagggggttcactgctggaggcaccactgagtacagaactgccaccagcaggtccagggatggtgaggagatggaggggagcttcaggtaggcaaacgtGCCAGTGCTTAAaaacaaggagaccacagccaagtgagggaggcaggtggaaaaggctttgtgctgtccctgctcagaggggatcctcagcacagccctgaagatctgcacataggacagcacaatgaaaacaaaacacccaaatccaaaacagacaCCAACTACAAGTACCCCagcttccctgaggtaggcatctgagcaggcaagcttgaggatctgggggatttcgcagaagaactggtccacagcattgccttggcagaggggtactgaaaatgtattggcagtgtgcagcacagcagtgaggaaaccagtgccccaggcagctgctgccatgtggacacaagctctgctgcccaggagggtcccgtagtgcaggggtttgcagatggcaacgtagcggtcgtaggccatgatggtgagaagaaaatactctgctgagatcaaaaagacaaacagaaagacctgtgcagcacatcctgggtaggagatggccctggtgtcccagagggagttggccatggctttggggacagtgcTGGAGATGGAGCCAAGGTCAAGGAGGGAGagattgaggaggaagaagtacatgggtgtgtggaggctgtggtcacaggctacggcggtgatgatgaggctgttggccaggagggcagccaggtagatgcccaggaagagccagaagtgcaagagctgcagctcccgcgtgtctgcaaatgccaggaggaggaactgggtgatggagctgctgttggacatctgctgcctctgggtgtggagcactgaacagggaggcaaggacagtgacaagttagggcattattctctgatgaaaatcaaagccatttctcacACTACATGTTCAccgcattttttccatttcaacgagatctctgttcagctctgtggatggagCTCTGGTTGGTGCTGGCTGCGTGTGTCgtgaggagcaggacctctgtGTATTGGCTGCCAAGATGTCAGCCCTGCTATGTAGCAGTGGGTTTCTGAGAATGGTGTCTAtcagggggtcagtcctggtgtttgaattggtcagatAAAACTGCTCCTGATGTAAAattgcttgtcagcatctgcactcccagggctaagaaaccacaatcaaaagaGTGTTTGAGTGAGAGGTGGGGGTTAGAGCTCTCCACTATCTCACCTGGAGTttttcttggatttcagaaaccctcACCACTTCTGCTTCACTCGGAAAAAACAAAGTGTGTCTTGTGAGGCAAGAGGATTGCCTGTGGCTTAGTGCAGAGTGAGGGGAGCTGTTCTGTCACTCTGTCTTCTTGCCAGCTACCCTAGGCACtcacctttctgagatggagtgTATTCACAGCCCTGTGTTAACCTGAAAAGACTCCAGGCACTACTGAAAGCAGAGACACCCACTGTCCAACACCAAGAgtctccccctttctcaaggtctctgcaccCCACTTCTTGCCAAGGACACACATGTTTCGTTTCACAAtcccaacagcatttcctcagtcatagtgtttctgtgcttctccatggggcattcagaaacaccaagaagctatgggacagacctgcatcctggagggcaCCTCACAGCTTGGAAGGACACCCCAAGAAAATAGTcaagtgtcctgatgatggtatctcaAGAAGGGAGTGTCAGCTCCTTTGATAGGGAATGACACAggctgcattgcccacagccccacagcttggacacctgtaaccttgttcccatggacacagctgcatgggaggacccacaagatcagtgtgtgactctgcagctgaagctCCCACCCCAGAAAAACAGACAGCAAGaacaacaatagcaataacaGAGACTAGTGGAGAATCAAGGAAAAATGCAGTGATTGACTGGCTCAGAGAGGCAAAAGCAGAGACAGCTGAAGTCTCAGGGAAGACttacccttacccagctgtgcATGCCATCTCCCAGACATCAATAtagccaggcagttgttctcagtccctgtgctctactgcaggaggctcctatcagacttactgatccctcagagttacagctcaggcatctcagtgacttgttcaagcatgacagctccttttccatttctcctaaAAATTCCCCTagagtaggaaactgaaaaaacagacTCAGGAAAGATCTCTATGATATAGTAATCCCTGCTTCGACCTTGCCCTTGAAAGGTTGTCTTGAAATTTCCTGGGATGATGTGGAGCTGTGAGTGATCaacacagcaccctcttgtcagcagaagaaCCCCGCCCTGCTGCAAGTTGCTTCTttcatccacagcttctccgCACTCTGCTGTTagagctccccaggcaggcagagtacttaccctgaccagcggcagagtccctgccccagcacacagcccctggggtgcagggaccctgctcagaaggacagccctgggcacccctggctgcacacccagcttcacactccgcagccatccccgggtgaaggcagctgtcatgccctgtccctctgagggtgcagcagggaagctgtgctccaaagcgcGACCTTTTTCTCTACGCTGCACAAACTGTGAGAGTTTTCCTGACAGATCCActaggctgtgggatgtgccagcttcaggagatcattccaggaaccacagatgcattgccctgcagcaagacacttaccctgttaagggctgtgaaaaattgtctccaagtcagctcttctctgtcctcccaccccagactgcctttaaaatctctctctgcctcacttctctcccctcggtgcctgcaggcagtgccctcagccctgctgcgctttgcagaggagctgctcctgggcagagctgtctctctgcagtgctgcctgcttgccatgagctccctccatcccaggtGCCCAGCCTagctcaggagcagaggaccagcccaaggcagcactttctctgccccctctgggctccctccaggtgtccctggggctccaggggaacctgctgggaaacaggctgaagcaatcactggtgttgcctccctcagctggggagagacacttctttcctgAATTAAAATTCTCCTCTCAGAGACAAAGTTACATCTATATGCCACATTTTTTGGTCATATTGTTAGACAGGATacccagagagaggcaggcagggatctcctttacccctgctgagggaagggatctatgggtcaatggaggcatctcatcctgcgtttctactcatggcatttgaaggaggctcagctccctcccatgcacaccacaaagccacaggaggtgggattcctcttgcctcagttcaggtgtgagcaaaatagacacctgcatgtgagctccttgtctcagctcctatctgaattaatggagaggaaaggcaggagtcaggtgttcagatgcaaatccctGGTGACATTTGAACTGCCCAAGGTGGTCCAAGATACATGTAGGTAACAGCAAACTGTAAtggagaagttcatagagacagggcAACATCTTGGGAATCACGTATGAGCCTGGTGGGAAATTCCTTTGGCCAAGTGACATGACAGCTTATGCCCAACTAAAGGccaaaagaaccttttcctactcCTTATCTTCATGGCACTTGATACAGGTATTCATATGAACAACTGCAGTCATGTACCATAGCTACAActgtgtctctctcttttccatcagctgaatttactatacctccactgactgtaatggcatGTGTCCCATGTTCGTCCCCACACTGCCTAACAGAATTCAGGGCAGGTACTCTATTTAATGTCCAgatccagggccacagagctacATGAGATGCCAAGCCTGGCAGGGACCTCACAGGAGCTACAGGAAAGCAATTCCCATTCAGGGTTGGGTGCGTCATAGACATCCCAGACGACATCACAGAGAGTGCGATTTGGTGCCTGTTTGCCATACACTAAAGCCATCAGTCAGAGGTATCAGTCATCAGACGCCGTCAGAGAGGcaaggtctgctccttctccacccaaGAGCTGCAGGCGTTGCATGAACATGAAGCATGTCACACAGGAGTTTTtactcactcccttgatgatccaatcAATGAAAAGACCAAGAATTCTCAGAGTGTGCCTGGATACATCTTGTCTGCAAGGACATCATCTTCCAAGCACAGCAATGGTCCATATCAAAACTCAGTGGAAACTCAAAAAGGGtttcaagggcaccaagatgaacttttgatacttcgggaactgttacagaagaaaaagagataaggtaggaccactgctgaaatgaggaaatGTAGCTCTAGATAGATCTGAGGTACTCTACGTCACAGCCTCGGTTAATACCAGccaggtctcccaggcctttgagctgtgaggcaggactctggaggagaacaaccagcagtggatggggatCAAGCGCGGGGTTACTCAAGCAAACTacacccttaccagtccctgGGAACAATaggggctgcatccaagggtgctgagagtgtTTTTTTCTCGAGGAGGTGCTGGTCTGTTATGACCCCAGTAAGAAAGGAACTCGGACACTGTgggctacattttaaaattatgttcatcATCATTAACACTATAAGGAGAGAATCATACAGATCATCTTAGGTCCCTTTAGATGGTGGGAACCCCAGGTGGTGTAGCATTGAATGGGCCTTCTACCTGACTGCAGCAAACCATGCAGACCCCATCCATAGAAGACAGTCTCCTGTTTTGGTCATTCAAGCTActgtaggattttcttacaaggaacAACTCTACTCATCGTCTCAACAGTCAAACAGAAATGATGTTTTCATGAGAATGTTTTGCTGCACTGTTAGGTacaggcaaggccacgcaggagGCATGATGTCCAGGACAgagtgggacctgcctgcagggTCTTGTGTGATAATATGCTGCTGAGGTTGTCCTGTGGCCAAGGGATCTGTGCAGCATAACACAGGTTTGATGGCCGTGCTGTAAGTGCAGCAGGGTGCAGCGCAGTGCAGCCCTAAGAACTCGATGTTCAATATTTTTCTGGTCAGGACCAGAGTTCAGGTTTCCCTGTGGGAAGTCTGTGGTCCACGATGCTGCCACAGCTGAGATGTCGTGGCCCAAATGTGCActgccaggaggagctggagacccATGGCTTGTCACAGAACTGTGATGGTTTTGGATTAAATGAGACGTGGTGGGACAGCTTGCTGAGCTGTGGTGCTGcaatggagggctacaggctctgcccagggagcagcagggaggacaaGGACTATgtccctgtatgaaggggaagcttggatttgtGGGGGTCCTCTCTGTGACAGACAACAGGTTGGACTAGCTTTTGTCATTTAGGATCAGAGCAGGAGTCTGCAAGAGTGACCTTGTGTTGGAAGTTGCAAACTGCTTGCtcagggagaggaaacagaaaaagtcttttttcagCAACCCCAGGAAGGCTCCAGGTTCATGAGCAGGCTCTGTGGAGGGTGGGTGAGGAGGCAACGAGGCACTGGAGCTCTAAGAACCTCATGTCCTTTTGCATGTAGAGAGTGTTTACTGCTGGTGACTACATCCTACGATCAGTACTGGGCTGTGTGCCACCCCCTGCTCTCTACAAGACTCAGGAACTGCCAGGTCTGTCTCCTTTGCTAGGGGGATTTCTGTCAGCTACAGTAATCATTTCAGTCATGACGCAGATACTGTTCTGTGGCCCCAGTGGAGTGGACCACTTCCTCTGTCATTTCGCCCCATTGCTGGAGCTTTCACACACTGGCACTGTGACACTCATGTTCTTTGCTGTCATGACCTGCTTTTTAgatcccaccctccccttcctgttcACATGGTCATCCTGTGGGCATCAGAGCTGCCACCCTGAGGAACGTCTCCCATCCGGCGCGGGCAGGCAGAAAGACTTCTCCACCTGCTCCTCCCGCCTCACTAGTGCCACTCTTTTCTATGACACCCTCATCCTTGGGTGTGTGATGCCCAGAAGAACCCTCCTGAGATAGGTTGACAAAGCCCCTTGTCTACACCATCCTCACATCCCTGTTCAATCGTCTCATCTGCAGCCTGTGGACCAGAAAGATTGGGGAAGGGGGACACTGAGAAAAATGCTCAGCGAAGCTGTGAGCTGCACGGAGAGCCCATGGGAGTTGTGGGCCTGCAGGAAGAGATCGCTTCTGGTTCTCTTTTAAACCAGCCCAGGGGACCTGGACTGGCACGTGCGGTGTCCTGGGCATTCCCCTGCAAGTGTGGGATATGAAGACGGCTTTTGGTGTGCGAtgcagcagagaggtgctggtggagctggctggTGTCATCACGAGGCCTCTCTCAAACATCTTGGAAGGGGCAGAGAGATCAGGGAGGTTCCAAGatcctcagaaaaggcaaatctcaaACCCGTCTTCAAGAAGGGCGAAAAGGAGGATTGGGAGTGTTACAGGTTGGCCACCTTCACCTCAGTCCCTGGCAAGGTGACAGGGAAAATGCTCTTGCAGCCACCTCCATCATTTGAAGGACAAGAAAAGGATTGCTGAACCCatgtgggaggggaaagaagggcatGCTGTGTACCTGGACTTTTGCAAGTCCTTGGATGTGGTTTCCCATAGTCTCCTTAGAGCGGATTGTTGACATCTGGACTGAAGACATGGACGATGCAGTGcatgggaagttggctggatgatcagGAATGCATtccatcagtggtacaaagtcctctgagGAGCCAGATACTAGCAGCACCCCTCCGTGATCAGCAAAATTTCATAAAAGATCATTAAAAGATGGAAATTAAGACTTTTTCTGCTATTCCatagatttctttttcagcataggcttaaatatttttctaaaatttacatTCTGGTCTTGATTCAGTTGTCCGCACAGAGGTGGCCATGGCATCCAAGCTGCCCTGTGGTAACAGAAGCACCCATGTGGGAAAAGTGATGCAGGAATCCTTCGGATGCACAAGTGGGTTTGCAGGCAGGGAACCTCTGGGGTGGTGCAGGGCATCACcttcctccagtgctgctgggtaGGCTGTGAAGAGGCCTCTCAAGCACAGCAGACAGTATGTCCCCTTGGATGGTGGCTGTGAGGTCACTTCTCactggtcagcagcagcagggagagagataCTCTGAGGTCATGAAGGTCATCAAGAAGCTGCCCTCTACAAGATGACACGTTTGGGGAGGTCAGGAGGAGCCTGGGCAAAAGAAATGGGagttttgggggagggaagagggccTTGACCAACAGACACGAAAGATTTTGAAGAGGTAAAATGGGTTAAGGGGACGTTGCTGTGAAAACACTGACTGTGAAAACATTCCTGTTAAGGCCTTACATTATATCTAGCCAGTAACCTTAAGCCCTAACCCTACGCCTAAACACTACTCCTCCCCCTGACAGTAATCCACTGTTACTAACCTAGCTGAGCTTAGGCTATCCCTAACCTCAAAGTTTACATCTAAGCCAAATCCCAAACCCGTAACCCCTTACCCTTACACTTACCCGCTTGCTCACCCTAGCCCCTTGCCTCTACCCCTAGTATTAACATGTTGGCCTTAATCCTAGCCCTCACCCCAGCCCTAAACAAAACCCTAACCCACCATGCTAGCCCGCACCTTAAACACTAGCCAGGGAACCTCAGCAGAACACCAAACTCTCTGCCGAAGCCTTTGCCTAATCCccaaccctgaaaggtgagctctaatccctaagcTCCAACCTGAACACTGAATCCCTGAAGCTCTCTTTCCCATGCTCTACTGCCCTCATCTTGGTCACCTCTCCTCAACCTCACTTAAGCTGTCTGGCCCCGTGGGACCGGGGCAGGGATCGTGAGGTCCCAGAACAGTCGCATGGCATTGggagaggaatgtgaggtgacctgtATCTGATGAGCTCGTAGGCCACAAGgaggagatgggtgggaatgctatGGTGAGATGAGCTGTGCCTCAGGATCTCATGGGACAGCAGGAGGCAcaaggctgggaaggtggctgggaGGTCCCTTCAGTCCTTGGAGTTGAcaggccagcagcagcaacatggctgggaaagggactgtgaggtcacttctttctgaaggagCTGCTAGGTCAGCCCTTGACTCATGGCTGGGATATGTGCTTTTATGCTCACATCTGCCAGACCAGCAAAAGCGTGTTGATTGTGAGAATCCCTTTCTCTAAGTACCTGGTAGGCCCGTCcaggacgagggctcgggtatgggttctcacacctcttctgcctgagtacatgacgggacagcagcaggcacgtggCTTGGAAGATCACGGTGAGGTTACTTCTGTCTGGTCAGTTGACATGCCACAAGAAGGCTGATGGGTTGGGCTATCACTCCGACATCAATTATGTCTGAGAAGCTCATAGGCCAGTAGGAGGCACATGGCCATGAAGGCGAGTGTGAGGTCATGGGAACCTCCAATCTCTTGGGGTCATTGGCCATCAGCAGACACATGGCTGGTATGTCGACTATGACATCACTTCTGCCTGAGAATCTGATagccagcagcaggcacgtgACTTGGTGGTTGTTCCGTACCTGGAGGTTCTGGTTTCTTACgtccccagtaagaaaggcatGCAGCCTCGGtgcagtatcatttaaaatgccatttgataGAGCAAACGCTACAAACAGTGAATAAGGCCAACTGCATACAGGGCTGTATTAGGAGAGGCGTGGCCACCCAGGCAAGGGTGTTCTCATCCCTCGGGCCTtggcactggtgtggccacatctGGACTAGTGTGTCTGGGTGTGGGGATCCCCAGtctggaggaggggggaagaactGGAGCGGTCCCAGAGGACATCTGCCAGGATGGGGCCTctttggagaggctgagggacttgGGCTTCTTTAGCCTGGTGAAGTGAAGGCTCACGGCACTATAGTAGTAGAGTGTACCTGCTTGAAGGGTGGCTTCAGAGATGATGGAGCTTTTCTTGGtagtgggaagagaaggaaacctgCACAAAGGGCAGCTTGGAAGGCTCAGACTGGATGTGTTGAGAAAGAAATGTCACTCAAAGGGTAGCcttgtggtgcaagaggtcacccagagagagCCCGGATCAGCCCATGGCgttgtgtttcaaggaaaatccagccaggctggagagaCATCAGTGAAGGAACAGAAATGCTGAGGTGAGAGCTCGGTGGGAAAGCAAGATGGACATCAACAGCCTGAAGGGAAGGAGATAAGGCATGGGACAGGTTATGACAGCCTGCAGTAGAGATGGCCAAGTGCCCTGGCAAGGCTGAAAGGCCAAACAGGTCCAAGGGATTTGTCATCTTGGATTTGACAGTAGCTTCTGTCACTGAGGCCTACCAGGTAAAACTTGTTTTGAGGCTCTGGACTTAGtttcttcctcacccctgctTGGGGAAACCAGGATGCACTGTACAGTTTTCCTACATTTGGCATTGCTcaccctcacatctcactgccccCAGGAAGAGCCCTGACTCACCTGTGAGGGACAGAATCTGTCTTCCCAAGGCCTGGAGATCAGGGCTTGGCCTTTCTGCTttataaaacaaaccaaatattttctcagcattATAGCCACCTTCATAGTGCTTTTGTCTACCTGcaatcacagcctccaattatctgctctaacgAGTCCCTGGGGAGGCTTTGTCAGTAATGGCCCTCAGTAGGCCCCattaatgcttcaaggtactttgcTTCTGGCTTTGGCTTCTTGAGAAGCTTCTTTCAGTCTGCTCTCAGTAGCTAAG harbors:
- the LOC128138549 gene encoding olfactory receptor 14J1-like; translated protein: MSNSSSITQFLLLAFADTRELQLLHFWLFLGIYLAALLANSLIITAVACDHSLHTPMYFFLLNLSLLDLGSISSTVPKAMANSLWDTRAISYPGCAAQVFLFVFLISAEYFLLTIMAYDRYVAICKPLHYGTLLGSRACVHMAAAAWGTGFLTAVLHTANTFSVPLCQGNAVDQFFCEIPQILKLACSDAYLREAGVLVVGVCFGFGCFVFIVLSYVQIFRAVLRIPSEQGQHKAFSTCLPHLAVVSLFLSTGTFAYLKLPSISSPSLDLLVAVLYSVVPPAVNPLIYSMRNHEIKDALRKLITGCFS